From Anaerolineales bacterium, one genomic window encodes:
- a CDS encoding response regulator, translated as MTAVAEQNRISHPRTSILVVDEDTKFLDRIAGCLKESGYVVWKSNKGNDALKLLPKAQPKLILASSTLADLEGILFYKAVKEAIGDQSDFLFLASQECLDDPTIRQTMTLEGFLTKPFSNQTLLATVKARMQSSQSPKTAQQTDERTKTWLLVVEDDVAMLIALRDILEGAGYQVSTATNGKEALDRFRELNPALILSDISMPIMDGIELFAAIRQVPGGKAVPFIFLTARGTRQDVFAGMSLGADDYITKPVTSQELISAVKARLTRANELLLAQLKIAYKSSLLALANAIEARDQYTHDHVLRTNAYAQAMALELGWSESKREILEYGAILHDIGKLEVPITILQKDQKLSSDEWEKMSQHPVVGGHMIEGIDYLAQAVPIIRHHHERWDGQGYPDGLKGDEIPIGARLLAVVDSFEALTTDRPYRKAITPEEACEEIISHSGSKYDPAMVAVFKRCWDNGIILEILHNSTGA; from the coding sequence ATGACCGCAGTTGCAGAACAAAATAGAATCAGCCATCCTCGCACCTCGATATTGGTGGTCGATGAAGATACGAAATTTCTCGATCGAATTGCTGGCTGCCTGAAAGAATCCGGTTACGTCGTTTGGAAGTCCAATAAGGGGAACGATGCTCTTAAGCTGCTTCCTAAAGCACAACCGAAATTAATCCTTGCTTCATCGACTCTGGCAGATCTTGAGGGCATTCTTTTCTACAAGGCAGTCAAAGAAGCCATCGGTGATCAGTCGGATTTTCTCTTCCTGGCATCTCAAGAATGCCTGGATGATCCCACCATCCGACAGACGATGACGCTCGAAGGCTTCCTCACGAAGCCATTTTCAAACCAAACCCTGCTTGCAACAGTGAAAGCCCGTATGCAGTCATCGCAAAGTCCAAAAACGGCCCAGCAAACCGATGAAAGAACCAAAACCTGGTTGCTGGTTGTGGAAGACGATGTGGCAATGTTGATTGCGTTACGTGACATTCTCGAAGGCGCCGGTTATCAGGTGAGTACGGCGACGAACGGTAAAGAAGCCCTGGACCGCTTCCGTGAACTGAACCCCGCGCTGATTCTTTCCGATATCTCAATGCCCATCATGGATGGCATCGAGCTTTTTGCAGCCATCCGTCAGGTGCCCGGAGGGAAAGCAGTCCCCTTTATCTTCCTGACAGCACGCGGCACCAGGCAAGATGTTTTTGCCGGAATGTCCCTTGGTGCCGATGATTACATAACAAAACCCGTTACCAGCCAAGAACTCATATCGGCAGTTAAGGCACGCCTGACACGCGCGAATGAACTCTTGTTGGCCCAACTGAAAATCGCCTACAAATCTAGTCTCCTTGCCCTTGCCAATGCGATAGAGGCCCGCGATCAATACACTCATGATCACGTATTGCGAACCAATGCATATGCGCAGGCAATGGCACTAGAATTGGGCTGGAGTGAATCGAAACGAGAGATTCTGGAATATGGTGCTATTCTGCACGATATCGGTAAACTCGAAGTCCCCATTACAATTTTGCAAAAAGATCAAAAACTCTCATCCGACGAGTGGGAGAAAATGAGTCAACACCCAGTAGTAGGTGGGCATATGATCGAAGGCATCGATTATTTGGCTCAAGCCGTCCCAATTATCCGCCATCATCACGAACGATGGGATGGGCAAGGTTATCCGGATGGCCTCAAAGGAGATGAGATTCCAATCGGTGCCCGATTACTTGCTGTCGTAGACTCATTTGAGGCATTGACCACCGACCGGCCCTACCGAAAAGCAATTACTCCGGAAGAGGCATGCGAGGAAATCATCAGTCATTCCGGATCAAAATATGACCCCGCCATGGTCGCAGTTTTTAAGAGATGTTGGGACAACGGGATTATTCTCGAAATTTTGCACAACTCGACCGGCGCATAG